tgagaagagaaaagtaaataggttgcaaaatagGGTTTATTCCTGTCGATATTTATACTCAATTTGATGGCTGCAATATTTGATTGATGGCTGAGGTAAAATTCTTAAGCCGGAAAATACCCAAAAAATAATCTTAGTGACATGCGCAAATGACATCTCTGCGCCCCCAATTCGGAAAAGATTTTCAAATAGCAATGAGGATAACGTATGAGTATTTCTCGCAAGTACATCGATATTGTACTTGGAGGCACTTATGTACATAAGGTGAAGTATCCTAAGACATGATGGCAAGCTCTATACTCGATATTGGCAATCTACATTTGAATTGGGCTTGCCCAAGGACTTCTTGCAGCATGGACCTGGACCCCCTTCCAACGCGGAAAAACTACAGTTGACTTTTGCACCTCTCCCTGTTTGTCTTCACATCTGCAACAACTGATCTGTGCGTTACATGTTCCAAGCCACCTGGTAGATTGCTGGCATATGGGGTGACTTTCACAGCCGAAATTGTAAAGGTGGGTATAATTTATCACGTTTCGGGGAAACCCGGCATATTAGTCTTGATGCATCtctgaaaaagaaatttCCGGATAAAATAAGAATGTTCCGGAAAAGAAACGCATGCAACTTCTGTAGATCTGTCATGTTCTGAATAGTCTCCTTCAGGCGAATAACACCTTGGTAGAAGATTCAAAATACATCATACAGCTTTCACGTTGATAGTTGAAAGTTGTATGCATTAGAAACAGATGATCCACCATTTGCTGAGGCAACCTTTTTATGCAAGACTTGGGTTCGCTTGATTTAAAACTGGTTCGTTGAATGGGTGCAACATAGTGATCGTAGTTTTAACAGAGCCAACTCAAAGATATGACCCTAGAGGTGAGCTTTTCACATTTGAGGATACGAAGAGAATCCATTAATCAACACTACAGAGATAACTTTGATGGCGACTTCTATCTAAACCTTTTCTACTCTTTTGTAACAAGATTGTATCTGTACTACTTACTGCTTTATCTTCTCATCCAAGAAAAATAAAACTTCTGGATATTCCCAATACACCAAGAAATTCGCGTCAAAATAAACTTCGATTTCGCTACCTATCTATGTACTTCCCTTTAAAACAACTCGTATCAAGCATTGGTCTTCAGCTCAAGACATCTCAACAAAAACACCATCTTGGTGACACATTGTCAAATGGACAGACTTTCTTGGTGGGTAAGGTCTGTCGTCTTTAGAAATTAACGAAGGGAACATTTGTAACAATCTGACAATTACATAAGAAGCTTCAGTTAAAGCGAACTGTTGTCCCAAGCAGATTCTTGGACCTCCGTTGAAAGGAAGGTAAGCCCATCCtaacttgttcaaatccGCCCATCTTTCAGGTCTGAATTCACTAGAGTCCTCTCCGTAAAACTCCTTTAATCTATGGGTGGTGAAAATACTGTAAGCTACAGTAGTACCTTTGCCAACAAAGATGGGTGAAAGACCGTCCttaccaccaccaactgGCAAAGTGGTATTCTTAGTTGCAACCCTAAAGTTCATTGGAACACTTGGGTAGAGTCGCAAAGCTTCGTTGAtgacaaacttcaagtattcacatttcttcaatgattCGAATgtaatttcttctactctGGCATTTTCTCCATCGCCAAATGCTTTGTAGACTtcttttttcaacttttcgaagATGTGCTGATTTCTTGCCAATTCATAGAAAGTGAAACTCAATAATCCGGCAGTTGTGTCTCTTCCAGCAACCAAAATGTTCAATAGTTGATCTTGCAAAACTGTCGGATTTCTAGTCTGTTTGGCCAATTCATACAAGAAGACATATCCATCTCCAGATTTTTTTTCTAAATCATCTGGAGTGAAAGACAATGCCCTATTTACATAGTATTTGGCGACCTTGTGCACCTTAGCATTGCAGTCTCTGAATTCCTTATTGTTAATAAGCCAGTAAAATTGCTGGATGTAGGCTctagatgccaaatactTCTGACTCAAGTTGAAAGCGGCAGCGAAGTCTGCTCTACCGTCAATGTCATTCGGTGGAGTTAATCCGATACCATCATACAACGAGTGAACACTGTCACCGAACAAAAATTCAGTGGCTGTGTCGACTGTCAAcatgaagaacaaatccTGAAGGTCGATAGTCTCGCCCTTTGCTGCACGAATGTGTTTGGCAAGAATCTGTAAATGAGGTTCCAAAGCCTTGACATGTGCAACCTGTTCCCTAGCGAATTGGGGTCTTAATATGGCCCTCGAATGCTTCCATCCTTCGCCATCTAAGGTAAATATACCATCACCTAACAAGGGCTTTAATTGAACGTGTCTGAAACCAAGAGCAAAGTCGTTGAATTGTGTGGCCAAAAGGGCTTTGATGTTTTCTGGCTCAATGGTTATCAAGACTCTAAAGCCAAATAGCCttaagaagaaagttctGACACCCAATTGATCGAAGACTTCAACTGCATTATCAATCAATGTTCCATCTGTCTTGAGTTTCAACGTCTCACGTAAAAACGGAATACCGAACCATTTACCGTCTGGGTTCCATGTAGTTTCCTTGCAGCCATGTCTCTTAATAAAcagttgttgttggatgtACTGGAAGACAATGTAGGAAGTACCGAGAAGGCAAACTACAACATACCACTTGGTGAGGTAAGATAAAACAAGTTCAGCAGACATCGTTGGCATCTTGTCATTTATCAGATTCGAAATCTACTAGGATGTATTTGAAGATATATACATTTACAAACCAAATCATGTGAACTTTCTGTTTTTCACATGCACCCTTAATGTCAAGCATGGTTCCTTCTCGGCATAATATAGCCCAATCCGATCGAAGTCCGCTGTTGGCATCTGAATGCTCTAGAACAAGTATAGAATGAGCCTTGCTTCCATTACAGATCAAAGGAGTAAGTCAGGAATGTAGAGGAGTTTACGATTCCAGATGAAAGAGAATAGCTACTCAAACATCGCATAGAGTTATATGCTTATGAATAGTGATCTCTGCTTGCGCAGACTCCCCTCAACTTTTAGATTATCTGCAGTTCTTACATAAATCTATGTCCTTCATGCTGATTCAAAACAATTGAATATCCTCCTGTGTATAGCTCCCCCGCAGTATATCAAACTCGATTGTCAGCACTAGCTTTGTACATTGTAAGTATCACCCCCAATAGACTGGACAAAAGAGCATATCGCTATGGGAACTTAAGTATGCCTAAACCATGGATGCGAAAATCGCATTGATAACGGACGATTTGGATGGAAAATAGAACTAAAGGTCGCACCTAATTTGCAGATTTAGGTAGGTCACAAAAAAACACATATTACGCaagaattgtacaattaTATTGTtatttgaaagaaagaaatggCATATGTGGCCATTTAGACAGAGGCAGTGCTCCTAATCGGGATAATACATAGGTTGTATGCAGAATGTAGCATTGACCCTATTGAAGTACGCAATCATAATCAGCTCATGTATTCTTTTTATGTTGTATCTTGTGATCTAGGACAATGTGACAATATTTTAAATCCATACAATtagaacaacaagattttCTAAGATTGAAAGATTATGAATCCTTCGTTATTTTTATATAAGGGAAATAGAATGATACTACTTTTAAGGCAGTAAATCTCAAGTAGCAATTAGCATTTTCTAACTAGTTTTCGCACTTTTTAAGATTGTAATAATTAGAGTATACTAAAGAGGTAAATCCACAACGAACGAAGTTCTATTTAGGCAATTGCAGCGACTGGTCGAATTTAGAAGTGGAGTTGAACGAGTGGGACTAGCGAACTAACTGATGCTTTTATAGAAAGGAGGGAAATATTGTCCAAAGATCTTCATTCATTTGAAAATGATTGCAATCTGTGGAGTATTTGGTACTGGTATTTAGTCCAGGAATACATTTTACTCTCACAGGTGCAGGAGGTACATTCCTTGCCTATGCTTTGATGGCGattattgttggaaataACCAGATAGCTATTGCCGAAGTTGAAGTAACGATGCCAAATTCTTCTGTTACTGTTATATACTTACAGCATTTTGTAGATTCAGCTCTAAGATTCGCCTATGGGTGTATCTAATCATGCCTTGTGAAATTGCTGCAGCGTCACGGATATTAATTCTGCTGCTTGGATcactattattattgttgcACTTATCGCCGTTAATTCATGTTCGATAAAATTGTACGATGAGATTGAATTTTCTTTGCCATACTTAAGCTTATTTTGTTGACATGATTGTTCATAGTCGTTACAGCTGGTGGAGAACCATCAACTCCAATATTTGCAAGCGAGATGAAATACCCTAGAGAGTAGTTTTCAAAGCTTGCGAAAaagttttcttcaatataaATAAGCACTGCACTCTGAAATTTTATATAAAATAAGTCAAACCTATAAGTTTTCTCTATCTAAAACCTAGTCCATTGGTATTCTCTGTAAACATTGATGGTTACTGTTCGAGAAATATTCAGGGTACTACTTCCAACATTTGAACAGGTTCTCGTATTCATCAAAGAAGGAGAATGAATCCTTGACATGAATCTTCGAAGTAACAGTTCTATCTTCTCACCTTCAGAATACCTTTTCAAACCACTTTAATTCCTTGATTTGTCTATTCACTTCCTTATCGCTATAGGAGTTATAAATTTGCACAACCTTCAAACCATCAACAGTACGGTATTCGCGATAAAACTAAATTTCAATATTATCTTGGTCTAGAACTTGAATAGTCTTAAAAGAATTCGAAGTTAGCTTTGAGAAGTAGTTTGATTGATATCACATAAGAACCACTTGAATGGGAACAAGAATATGAAGATAAGGTTGAGTAACTGTATCTTTGTAGATGAAGCTAGTTATCATCAGAATGAAACTCGAAAATGGTTGTTACGCAGTTGGTGAAACGCAACTCTTGCTGAACATGTGGCACATGGTGTGTATGCCATATCTGATTATGAGGACATGCATTCAATTTCCACCTACATCTACacaacttctttggctATTTTACTAATCTCAATGGAAGTTGTTACACTTCAGATTCCTAAAGTTCGTCATGAACTAATGCTCGAATGCTACTTGTGTTATCAGGTGATTCATCATAAAACCTCGCAGGAACTGGTGCCATTTCTGGAGTCTTAAGCCATCTCCGACTACCATAGGCACTATCACAGAATCCTTTAGGAAAGCTCATTTTGTCTGAATCAAAATCTCTCTTGTTTAATTTAGAAGAACTCTTCACCATTTTCATGCACAAACTCCATCCTCCAGAATAGGAAAAAACTGCCGCAACATCATGTTGGTGATCGTCTATGTGAGCATTTACCCATCTAAAACCTTGTTCTATTAGGTTGAATGCTGTCCCGTGGTCGCATTCTGATCCCGTAACACCAGCAACACCAGTGGCACTGCCCTTGCAATCTTCAAAAGTTGATCCTTCTGGAAGGAATCTTCCCATTTCAAAACATAACAAATTCATTTTTGGATGGTCAAATAGAATATCTGCAAGTGGGCTGTCCAAAATTGATATAATCCTGTCCCAAATCACCAGAATCACATTGGATCCAGCTTTCCTAATAGAGTTCACTACAATTGCAGCTGTTCGCTTAGAATTTCTAGGTGAAGGACCATCTCTCACCTTATGATCCAATTCTTGACTACTCAAGTATAGTGGCATTCTGTCACTGTATAGTTTCCTAGTTTTGTCCAACATTTCAAGTAAACTGGTCACTACAAAGTCCCTTGAATCCTCGATATCGAATATCACACCGTAGACTATTGAATGATTAGTAGTGTACGTGTCTAAGGCAGCCACCATTATTTCGTATTTTCCGCCATCACTAGTTTTATTTGCAACGTCAAAGGCAGAGACAAGATCATCCAATTCCAAAATATAAATTGGGTGGCCATGTGTATTTGTATCTTCTATGACGAATGAGAACCCGAAAATTATTAATATCAGAGTGATTAATCCAAGAATTGCTGATGCCATTCTGGCTAGAATTGGATCATATACAAATTGATTTCTAAGTAAGTTTTGAAAATCTTAAATATTCTTGAGGAATAGAAGTGTTTATATACTGTTTTGCTACTCCTAGATTTCCAGATTAAGAAAATGATACTGCACTTAGATTGTGTTGAGGCTTGTATTTGCACTCGAAATTATAGATGCACCCTGAGCAGGAGGTGTCAGTCAATTCCATATAGTTTGAATTAGAGTCGTTTATCTTCTGTGAAATTTGTTGGGGTAATCTCTGATGTGTAAGTCGCTACTACATGCCTTTACCTTACTCTGCGATCATCCTGCTATCAAGGATTGAATGCGGCATTGCGAGTAGACGGAAAGCAAACAATTTTTGAACATACTGTAAACAAATTATGTATATAGAAGTTTTTCGGGcaattcttggaagagtGAAAAGATTTTGTCTGACTTGTCTAGGTATTATACGAGAGGTGCGGTACCACAACAAATCTTCGGCAAGAGCCGCCCAAAAAAAAACGAGGATTACATTCCACTTTTTGAGTGCGCGTATGCGCGTGAGCCTACTTGCACTCCAATTTATTTTAAAATCACACGACAACTGTTCTGCAATTAGCCTAAGTCATTTGTTATACATTTTCTTGCAGACGGTGCTGCAAAtaaaattcaaaatggatTCTCTTCTCcctttttgcaattgaatCGCTTAATAAACTTGAAAACATTCGCCAGTCTGAATATTGTTTTAGTGCATTGAATATATCTTTGCTCTTAttgttcatcaactttCACTCTTATCATGCTATTGCATATCACCTGTATTTTGAAGAACCTCGTGGAATCAATGCAAAAGTAACGACTACCTTCTGCTCTCTCTCTATGTATGTACTTATTTTTTAGTCCAAAAATCATTCATAACTCTCATGTGTAAATGGTCGAGAACCTTGCCTAACCCTTGGTGTTAATTGGTCATTGCTACTCAAACATAATCTAACTTTACTCTTGCACACTGTCCAAAGCACTTCCTTATAATTCTTACTAGGAAAATATGGTGATGAAACAAGTTAGCCACCACATTGTTTCGAAGGCATGTGTAGTCACTCCGGTTCGCAGCACGAATCGAGGATAGCGACAGGTAGAGGATTTTATTTAGGGTATTATACTATAATGAACACATATAAGAGACGGGAAATACTTCAAGCatgtcttctctttttgacACAAGCATGACACTGCTCCTTACCAGCCTCATAAAAAGATGTCTCGTTACCATTAAATTAACACAAGTGTCCAATAAGTCTCGTTGAAACTCAGACGAATAAAAGTTGAGCAATACCATGTCTACCTTTCCACTGCTCATTTGACTGCCAACAAGCAATTCTATTGGATTATTAATCGAATATGCAAACAAGACGGTTGTAGGTTTCAACATATGAAGACCCACCATTGCTTCTGCCGT
This window of the Scheffersomyces stipitis CBS 6054 chromosome 6, complete sequence genome carries:
- a CDS encoding predicted protein → MASAILGLITSILIIFGFSFVIEDTNTHGHPIYILELDDLVSAFDVANKTSDGGKYEIMVAALDTYTTNHSIVYGVIFDIEDSRDFVVTSLLEMLDKTRKLYSDRMPLYLSSQELDHKVRDGPSPRNSKRTAAIVVNSIRKAGSNVISVIWDRIISILDSPLADILFDHPKMNLLCFEMGRFLPEGSTFEDCKGSATGVAGVTGSECDHGTAFNLIEQGFRWVNAHIDDHQHDVAAVFSYSGGWSLCMKMVKSSSKLNKRDFDSDKMSFPKGFCDSAYGSRRWLKTPEMAPVPARFYDESPDNTSSIRALVHDEL